One genomic window of Gallaecimonas sp. GXIMD4217 includes the following:
- a CDS encoding putative glycolipid-binding domain-containing protein, whose protein sequence is MITRHWSGPWQSRERVELHECQLRGEVAGQLDGEAFTLSYQIRCDPKWRTREVRIERQGGDTLVMEVDRRGHWHANGRRLVALDGCLDVDLGFTPATNLLPLRRCPLEVGETMMVSAAWLPFPDWRWQPMVQRYTRLGQDRYRYQNEDSGYTADLIVDEHGLVLSYGDVWATAP, encoded by the coding sequence ATGATCACGCGGCATTGGTCCGGTCCCTGGCAAAGCCGGGAGCGGGTGGAGCTTCATGAATGCCAGCTCAGGGGCGAGGTGGCAGGGCAGCTGGACGGCGAGGCCTTTACGCTGAGTTACCAGATCCGCTGCGATCCCAAGTGGCGGACAAGGGAGGTCCGCATCGAACGCCAGGGAGGCGACACCCTGGTGATGGAAGTGGACAGGCGCGGCCACTGGCATGCCAACGGCAGGCGGCTGGTGGCACTGGACGGCTGCCTGGACGTGGATCTGGGCTTTACCCCGGCCACCAACCTGTTGCCGCTCAGGCGCTGCCCCCTGGAGGTGGGGGAAACCATGATGGTCAGCGCGGCCTGGCTGCCGTTTCCGGACTGGCGCTGGCAACCCATGGTGCAGCGCTACACCCGCCTGGGCCAGGACAGGTACCGCTACCAGAACGAGGACAGCGGCTACACCGCCGATCTCATCGTCGACGAGCACGGCCTGGTGCTTTCCTACGGCGATGTCTGGGCCACGGCGCCCTGA